Part of the Pseudodesulfovibrio mercurii genome is shown below.
GAGCTGTGCCGGGGGCTGCACGCCGAACAGAACGTCATCATCCAGGCGGCCACCAACAACCTGGACCTCAAGGGGTGCGACATCTACTGCACCACCAAGCCCTGCATCCTGTGCACCAAGATGCTCATCAACTGCGGCGTGCAGAACATCTATTATTCCGAAAACTACCCCGACGAGCTGTCCGAGGCCATGCTTCAGGAAGCCGGAGTGAACCATGTCTTCATGGAAGGCGACTTCAGCTAGCGAGGGCTTCATGGCCCGGGCCGTGGAACTGGCCGGACGCGGCCGGGGGGCCACGGCCCCGAACCCGTGCGTCGGGGCCGTGCTGGTCCGCGACGGCGTCATCGTGGCCGAGGGATGGCACACCCGATTCGGCAGGCTCCACGCCGAGCGCGAGTGCCTGGCCGACGCCCGGCGCAAGGGCGTGGACCCGCGCGGGGCGGCCATGTACGTCACGCTCGAACCGTGCAACCACCACGGCAAGACCCCGCCATGCACCGAGGCCCTCATCGAGGCGGGCGTGGCCGAGGTCTTCGTCGGCACCCGCGACCCCAACCCGGTGGCCGCGGGCGGCGTGGAGAAACTCCGCGCCCACGGCATCGAGGTCACCGTGGGCGTGCTCGAACAGCCCTGCCGGGACCTCATCGCCGACTTCCTGCTCTGGCAGAACACCCACTCCTGCTACAACATCGTCAAGATGGCGGCCACCCTGGACGGCAAGATCGCGGCCGCCGCGCGCAGGCCCGAGCCGGTGTCCTGCCCCGAGTCCCTCGCCCGGGTCCACGACCTGCGCGCCCTGGCCGGAGCGGTCATCGTCGGCGGCAAC
Proteins encoded:
- a CDS encoding deoxycytidylate deaminase: MSNRLPWPEYFMRIAHLVAQRSTCTRRAVGAIAVRDKRILATGYNGVPTNIAHCDVVGCLRDQLGIPSGERHELCRGLHAEQNVIIQAATNNLDLKGCDIYCTTKPCILCTKMLINCGVQNIYYSENYPDELSEAMLQEAGVNHVFMEGDFS
- the ribD gene encoding bifunctional diaminohydroxyphosphoribosylaminopyrimidine deaminase/5-amino-6-(5-phosphoribosylamino)uracil reductase RibD; this translates as MSSWKATSASEGFMARAVELAGRGRGATAPNPCVGAVLVRDGVIVAEGWHTRFGRLHAERECLADARRKGVDPRGAAMYVTLEPCNHHGKTPPCTEALIEAGVAEVFVGTRDPNPVAAGGVEKLRAHGIEVTVGVLEQPCRDLIADFLLWQNTHSCYNIVKMAATLDGKIAAAARRPEPVSCPESLARVHDLRALAGAVIVGGNTFYADNPSLTCRKKDLPPDFVQPFGVIVTSRLPDDPSRFTLLRERPERAIFMTSKTAAHSPQADVLRRRGTSVWPMPGRAGSLVLACGFERLRYDCGCHYTLCEGGGRFALALIEQGLADELVHFVAPRILGDDAAPSAYSGRDNVPMAEALDFRIADFEPVGTDIMLTLRRR